A single genomic interval of Camelina sativa cultivar DH55 chromosome 11, Cs, whole genome shotgun sequence harbors:
- the LOC104728176 gene encoding arogenate dehydrogenase 1, chloroplastic-like — protein MISQSQSHHLLLTQSSSFSFVFLPKPIAKPTHSLSFNSLSSMFPSLSLRPPSPTTTAVSVSVSDNNPLLSSDPFPPLRIAIIGFGNYGQFLAETLIAQGHILFAHSRSDQSSAARRLGVSYFPDLHDLCERHPNVVLLCTSILSIENVLKTLPFQRLRRSTLFVDVLSVKEFAKTLLLQYLPEGFDILCTHPMFGPQSVNSNHGWGGLRFVYDKVRIGEDDELRVSRCESFLGVFEREGCKMVEMSCADHDKFAAESQFITHTLGRVLGMLSLQSTPINTKGYEALLDLTENTCGDSFDLYYGLFVYNNNSLEMLERIDLAFEALRKELFSRLHGVVRKQSFEGEGETNKVHVFPNGYETDASLDSMRSEDVSLKYEYNPQLSGIVNDGSRLKIGIVGFGNFGQFLAKTMVKQGHTVLAYSRTNYTDEAAKLGVSYFSDLDDLFEEHPEVILLCTSILSTEKVLKSLPFQRLKRSTLFGYETLLKLVENTAGDSFDLYYGLFLYNPNAMEQLERFHLAFESLKKQLFGRLHSQHSHELAISPSLELTKL, from the exons atgatctctcaatctcaatctcatcatcttcttctcactcaATCATCTTCCTTCTCATTCGTCTTCCTCCCAAAGCCCATCGCCAAACCTACTCACTCCCTCTCCTTTAACTCTCTCTCCTCAAtgttcccttctctctctctccgtccACCTAgccccaccaccaccgccgtctccgtctccgtctccgACAACAACCCTCTTCTCAGTTCCGATCCATTCCCTCCTCTCCGTATCGCCATTATCGGATTTGGCAACTACGGCCAATTCCTCGCCGAAACCCTAATTGCTCAAGGCCACATTCTCTTCGCTCACTCCCGATCCGATCAATCCTCCGCCGCTCGTCGTCTCGGCGTCTCGTACTTCCCCGATCTTCACGATCTTTGCGAACGTCACCCTAACGTTGTCTTACTCTGTACTTCGATCCTCTCCATCGAGAATGTCCTCAAAACGTTGCCGTTTCAGAGACTCCGTCGCAGCACTCTCTTCGTTGATGTTCTCTCTGTGAAAGAGTTTGCTAAGACTCTTCTCCTTCAATACTTACCTGAAGGTTTCGATATTCTCTGTACGCATCCAATGTTTGGTCCTCAGAGTGTGAATTCGAATCACGGCTGGGGAGGTTTAAGGTTTGTGTATGATAAAGTTAGGATTGGGGAAGATGATGAATTGAGAGTCTCAAGGTGTGAGAGTTTTCTTGgggtttttgagagagaaggtTGTAAGATGGTGGAGATGAGTTGTGCTGATCATGATAAGTTTGCTGCTGAGTCTCAGTTTATAACGCATACGCTTGGTCGGGTTTTGGGGATGTTGAGTTTGCAGTCTACGCCCATTAATACTAAAGGGTATGAGGCATTGCTTGATTTGACTGAGAATACTTGTGGGGATAGTTTTGATTTGTACTATGGGTTGTTTGTCTATAATAACAACTCTTTGGAGATGCTTGAGAGGATTGATTTAGCTTTCGAGGCATTGCGTAAGGAGCTTTTTAGTCGACTTCATGGTGTTGTCAGGAAGCAGTCGTTTGAAGGTGAAGGTGAAACAAACAAAGTTCATGTTTTTCCAAATGGTTATGAAACTGATGCTTCTTTGGATTCGATGAG GTCAGAAGATGTGTCTCTCAAGTATGAATATAACCCCCAGCTCTCTGGCATTGTTAATGACGGTTCGAGGCTCAAGATTGGTATTGTCGGGTTTGGTAATTTTGGACAGTTTCTAGCTAAAACAATGGTCAAGCAGGGTCACACGGTGTTAGCCTATTCCAGAACTAACTACACTGATGAAGCTGCAAAGCTGGGTGTCTCGTATTTTTCAGACCTTGATGATCTGTTTGAAGAGCATCCTGAAGTTATTCTTCTCTGTACGTCTATCCTTTCGACTGAAAAAGTTCTCAAGTCACTCCCATTTCAGAGACTGAAGAGAAGCACCCTTTTT GGTTATGAGACATTGCTAAAATTGGTGGAGAATACTGCTGGTGACAGCTTTGATCTTTACTATGGACTCTTTTTATACAATCCTAATGCAATGGAACAGCTTGAGAGGTTTCATTTGGCTTTCGAATCATTGAAGAAACAGCTCTTTGGACGACTACATTCTCAACATTCTCATGAGCTAGCTATATCGCCTTCGCTAGAGCTGACTAAGCTATAA
- the LOC109124769 gene encoding heparanase-like protein 3: protein MGCRQIWFIVLFLCVFQFLDYTVSSTVEENGKVFVYGRAAVGTIDEDFICATLDWWPPEKCDYGTCSWDHASILNLDLNNIILQNAIKAFAPLKIRIGGTLQDLVIYETPDQQQPCLPFTKNSSIIFGYTQGCLPMRRWDELNAFFRKTGAKVIFGLNALSGRSIKPNGEAIGAWDSTNAESFIRFTAQNNHTVDGWELGNELCGSGIGARVAANQYAIDTINLRNIVNRVYKNMSPMPLVIGPGGFFEAAWFTEYLSKTENSLNATTHHIYDLGPGVDAHLIEKILNPSYLDQEAITFRSLKNVIKKSSTKAVSWVGESGGAYNSGRNLVSNAFVYSFWYLDQLGMSSVYDTKTYCRQSLIGGNYGLLNTTNFTPNPDYYSALIWRQLMGRKALFTSFSGTKKIRSYTHCARQSKGITVLLMNLDNTTTVVAKVELNNTFSLRHTKHMKSSKRATSQLPSDSNGEIQREEYHLTAKDGNLHSQTMLLNGNPLQVNSMGDLPPIEPIHINSTEPITIAPYSIVFVHMRSVVVPACA from the exons atgggtTGTCGTCAAATCTGGTTCATAGTTTTGTTCCTTTGTGTGTTTCAGTTCTTGGACTATACAGTTAGCTCCACCGTGGAAGAGAATGGGAAGGTGTTTGTGTACGGAAGAGCCGCCGTGGGAACTATAGACGAAGACTTCATTTGCGCCACTTTGGACTGGTGGCCGCCGGAGAAATGTGACTACGGCACTTGTAGTTGGGACCATGCTTCCATTCTCAatctg GATTTGAACAACATTATTCTTCAAAATGCAATCAAAG CATTTGCTCCATTGAAAATAAGAATAGGAGGAACATTACAAGACTTGGTGATATATGAGACGCCAGATCAACAGCAACCTTGTCTTCCTTTTACCAAAAACTCTTCAATTATCTTTGGTTACACACAAGGATGTCTGCCTATGCGTCGATGGGACGAGCTCAATGCCTTCTTCCGTAAAACTGG AGCTAAAGTCATCTTTGGACTGAATGCACTCTCGGGGCGTTCCATAAAACCTAACGGTGAAGCCATAGGAGCCTGGGATTCCACCAATGCTGAATCTTTTATCCGGTTTACAGCACAGAATAACCACACCGTAGACGGTTGGGAGCTCG gCAATGAGTTGTGTGGAAGTGGTATTGGTGCACGAGTTGCAGCAAATCAGTATGCTATAGACACCATAAATCTGAGAAACATTGTGAACCGGGTTTACAAGAACATGAGTCCCATGCCATTGGTGATAGGCCCGGGTGGCTTCTTTGAAGCTGCTTGGTTCACAGAATACCTGAGCAAAACAGAAAACTCTCTCAACGCTACCACACACCACATCTACGATCTCGGTCCAG GGGTCGATGCACATCTGATAGAAAAGATTCTAAACCCTTCGTACCTGGACCAAGAGGCAATAACGTTCCGCAGCCTCAAGAACGTAATAAAAAAATCCTCAACCAAGGCCGTGTCATGGGTTGGTGAGTCTGGTGGTGCCTACAACAGCGGGAGGAATCTTGTCTCTAATGCTTTCGTGTATAGTTTCTG GTACTTGGACCAGCTTGGTATGTCATCAGTGTATGATACCAAAACATATTGTAGACAGTCTCTGATCGGAGGAAACTATGGGTTGCTAAATACTACTAATTTCACACCCAATCCAGACTATTACAG TGCTCTGATCTGGCGACAACTTATGGGAAGAAAGGCATTGTTCACTAGCTTTTCCGGAACCAAAAAGATACGTTCATACACCCATTGTGCAAGACAATCT AAAGGGATCACAGTTTTACTGATGAACCTTGACAACACTACGACAGTTGTAGCGAAAGTAGAGTTAAATAACACTTTCAGTTTGAGACATACAAAGCACATGAAGTCTTCTAAAAGAGCAACTTCCCAACTTCCTTCGGATAGTAATGGGGAAATCCAAAGAGAAGAGTATCACTTGACAGCAAAGGATGGAAACTTACATAGTCAGACTATGCTACTCAACGGAAATCCTCTTCAGGTTAATTCAATGGGTGACTTACCTCCTATAGAGCCGATACATATAAATTCAACGGAGCCAATAACAATAGCTCCATATTCCATAGTGTTTGTGCATATGCGGAGTGTTGTTGTACCTGCATGTGCTTAG
- the LOC104728178 gene encoding uncharacterized protein LOC104728178: MTLSPIAESPSTEEQADMFGDVYDKLGTLSLQIKEIQDGKRLSDQKLDTMLVRFNASDDRMLEIHKKLEFLLSSFPAPGTVKEQGSTSFLETPPSQDSRIPDPPPPSVPVRRELAPAMRDTYERGPNPRESLLKNVEMPLFDGTEAYSWIARVERFFRMGGFTDADRLELVSVSLTGDALSWYNWEINRLPFQSWLQFKARLLLRFGNLKSRGPSQSLFCLKQTGTVAEYIHQFEDLSSQVSGLDDNKLEGIFLNGLSLEMQEIIHMWKPQSLPEMVGVARDMESSLIRRVVLRELQSDKGTLKHHQESGQSNFSHSGGGKSKPFVTIQHSQREPPPATTSRPRKHFTDAELDEKRRRGLCFKCDGRYFKGHVCPNKELQVMAVIHGYEMEVLEENMVELEDTGNNEDQPQLMSLSYASYMGISSEHTMKMRGTLGKQPIVVMLDSGATHNFITPGLAAKLRVGHEKTTGLHIILGTGITVRGSGVCRQVSFSVQGVEFNGDLVTLDLANVDIILGMAWHRTLGDCDVNWDKQTISFWHRGRRETLCGELDLHVSKMSLKTFSTTVVPSFSKPSAVLSPLPEPLSTVLDTFADVFASPTTLPPIRGREHSIKLLPHSGTISVRPYRYPHAHKEAMGELVHEMLQAGIIRPSTSPFSSPVLLVKKKDNSWRFCVDYRALNRATIAEKFPIPLIDELLDELCGAQIFSKLDLRSGYHQIRMKEEDVEKTAFRTHDGHFEFLQDSGRAHRPPHHDSSSVL, translated from the coding sequence ATGACGTTGTCACCGATAGCCGAAAGCCCGTCGACGGAAGAACAAGCGGACATGTTTGGTGATGTGTACGACAAGCTGGGCACCCTCAGCCTCCAAATCAAAGAAATCCAGGATGGGAAGCGGCTCTCAGATCAAAAGCTTGACACCATGCTGGTGCGTTTCAACGCCTCCGATGACAGGATGCTTGAGATCCACAAAAAACTCGAGTTCTTGCTGTCTTCTTTTCCGGCGCCGGGAACAGTGAAGGAGCAGGGGTCAACAAGCTTTCTCGAAACACCTCCTTCTCAAGATTCTCGCATCCCGGATCCACCGCCGCCTTCCGTACCAGTTCGTCGGGAACTCGCTCCTGCCATGCGCGACACCTACGAGAGGGGTCCAAATCCGCGTGAGTCGTTGTTAAAAAATGTCGAGATGCCTTTATTTGACGGAACGGAAGCTTACAGCTGGATCGCTAGGGTTGAGCGTTTCTTTCGAATGGGTGGGTTTACCGATGCCGACAGACTGGAGCTGGTCTCTGTCAGCCTCACCGGCGATGCCCTGAGCTGGTACAACTGGGAGATTAACCGTCTGCCTTTCCAATCTTGGCTACAGTTTAAGGCAAGGTTGCTTCTCCGATTTGGGAATCTCAAAAGCAGAGGACCAAGTCAGAGCCTTTTTTGCCTTAAGCAAACCGGTACAGTTGCCGAATACATCCATCAGTTCGAAGACCTATCTTCTCAAGTCTCAGGCTTAGATGATAACAAGTTGGAGGGTATTTTCTTAAATGGGTTGTCTTTGGAGATGCAAGAGATCATCCACATGTGGAAACCACAGAGCTTACCTGAGATGGTTGGGGTAGCACGCGATATGGAATCAAGCCTCATCAGACGAGTGGTATTGCGGGAACTCCAGTCAGACAAAGGTACACTTAAACATCACCAGGAGAGTGGCCAATCCAATTTTTCACACTCTGGAGGAGGAAAGTCGAAACCTTTTGTCACCATTCAGCATAGTCAGCGTGAACCCCCACCCGCGACCACCTCAAGACCTCGTAAGCATTTCACAGATGCAGAGTTGGACGAGAAACGGCGTCGGGGACTGTGTTTCAAGTGCGATGGCCGCTACTTTAAGGGTCACGTCTGTCCTAACAAAGAACTTCAGGTAATGGCTGTTATTCACGGTTATGAAATGGAGGTTTTAGAGGAAAACATGGTGGAACTTGAGGATACAGGGAACAACGAGGATCAACCTCAACTGATGTCACTATCCTATGCGTCATACATGGGTATCTCTTCCGAACATACCATGAAGATGCGTGGCACTCTTGGCAAACAACCTATCGTAGTTATGCTCGACAGTGGTGCTACTCACAATTTCATCACACCAGGCTTGGCAGCTAAACTTCGAGTAGGACATGAAAAGACGACGGGGCTACATATCATCCTAGGCACAGGCATAACAGTGCGAGGCTCGGGAGTTTGTAGACAGGTCAGTTTCTCCGTCCAAGGGGTTGAGTTTAACGGTGATCTGGTTACTTTGGATCTGGCCAATGTGGACATTATTCTGGGCATGGCTTGGCACAGAACCTTGGGTGACTGTGATGTCAACTGGGATAAACAGACAATCTCCTTCTGGCATAGAGGTCGTCGTGAAACGTTGTGTGGTGAACTGGATCTTCATGTCTCCAAGATGTCTCTCAAGACTTTCTCGACTACTGTTGTACCTTCCTTCAGTAAACCCTCCGCAGTGCTCTCACCTCTGCCTGAACCTCTGTCCACAGTCCTAGATACGTTTGCAGATGTTTTTGCTTCCCCAACTACGTTGCCACCAATTCGAGGTAGGGAACACTCAATCAAGTTACTTCCTCACTCGGGAACTATCAGTGTCCGGCCATACCGTTATCCTCATGCACACAAGGAGGCCATGGGAGAGTTAGTTCACGAAATGCTACAGGCGGGTATCATTAGACCGAGTACGAGCCCTTTTTCTAGCCCTGTTTTGCTGGTTAAGAAGAAAGACAATTCCTGGCGTTTCTGCGTCGACTACAGAGCTCTGAACAGAGCTACCATTGCGGAGAAGTTCCCCATCCCCTTGATTGACGAGCTTCTGGACGAGTTGTGTGGAGCTCAAATATTTTCGAAGCTGGACCTCAGGTCAGGGTACCATCAAATCCGAATGAAAGAAGAGGACGTTGAGAAGACCGCTTTCCGCACTCATGATGGACATTTTGAGTTCCTT